ACCACCGCGTCGAGATCGCACACGACGCGGTGCCCCGCGCGGCCGACGCGCAGGCACCAGTCGGCGTCGTCGCAGTAGATGAAGTAGCGGCTGTCCCAGTAGCCCACCTGCTGCACGACCGACCAGCGGGCGAGCATGCTGCACGCCGAGACGACGTCGACCTCGCGCACGCCGGTAAAGGGATGCGGGCCGCGGCTGTCGCCGACGTCGGCGATCCAGTCGGCGTGGGCCGCGTGCAGGCGGTGGCCGGCGTGGGGCGTCTCGGCCATGCGGCCCTGGGCGGGGTCGTAGTAGATCGTGGTCTCGTAGGTGGTGCGGCGGTCGGCGATGTCGACGGCGCGCGAGCCGACGAGGCCGGCATCGGGGTCGTTCTTGGCGGTGCGCAGGAGCGAGGCGAGCGCGTTCGCGTCGGCGACGGCGTCGTCGTCGAGCAGCCAGAGGAAGCCGACGTCGGCGTCGGGCGTGAGGAGCTGCTCGACGACCTGGAAGCCCGTGTTGAAGCCGCCGGTGCCGCCCATGTTGGCGGCGTTGCGCACGAGGGTGACGCTGGCCAGGCCGGCGGTGTTTGCGTTGTCGGTGCTGGTGGCCTTGAACGCGGGCTCGTGGGCGCGGTCGGTGTCGTTGGCGACCAGGCGCTCGGGGATCAGCCACTCGGCGAGCGTGTCGGTGGTGCCATCGGTCGAGGCGTTGTCGACGACGACCAGGTGCACGTTCCCCAGGTCGACCCCGCGCTGGGCGAGCACCGACTCGATGGCCCGGCGAGCGTCGGCCGCGCGGTTCCAGGTCACCATGACCACGGCGACGGTGGCCGTCGAGGCGGGCGTGGTCGGCGTGGCGGGCGTGGGGGGCGCGGCGGCAGCCGATCGGCGCTGGTGGGCCTGCGTGGATGGATGGGCGTGTTGGGTCAAGATCTGGGGGTGGGTCTGGACGTGCTGGACGCGGGTCGGTTCGAGCGGGGCCTTCGGGGTCACGATACGCCCCCCGCGGCGGATTGCTCCACGTAGAGCGGCTCCATCTCCTGGGCGTGCTGGGCCATGGTCTTGGGCGGGCGGACGTTGGAGCGCAGGCGGGCGACCAGCGCCGGCTCGTTGACGCAGCGGGCGATCGTGGCGGCCAGGGCGAAGCGGTCGTTGGCGGTGAAGAGCAGGCCGTTGGATTCGTGCCGGACGAAGTCGGGGATGCCCCCGGCCTCGGCCCCGATGACCGGCAGCCCGCTGGCCTGCATCTCCAGCACGGTCTGGGGCCCGTTGTCCCACCAGACGCTGGGCACGACGCCCACGTCCATGCCGCCGCACATCCAGGGCAGGTCCTGCGGGCCATACTCGTAGCCGTAGCGGAGGCTGGCCAGGCGCGGCTCGAGACGGCGGAAGCGGTACTCGATGGTCTTGCCGCCCGCGGCGAACACCGACAGCGCGACGCGCGACAAGGCATCGGGGGTCATCATCTCCAGGCTGTCGGCCAGCATCGACAGGCCCTTGTACCAGTGGTTGACGCCCACGAACACCAGGCGGAGCGGGCGAGCGTCGACCCTTTCGCGCGGCGGTGGGTCGAAGGCCAGCTCGGCGTTGTGCTCGCGCAGGTGGTTGGCGATGGTGCCGATGGTGATCGTCTTGACACGCTCGGGCTGCACGCCGTGGGCGACGAACTTGCCGGCCACGAAGCTCGAGACCGCGTGCACGGCGTCGCACTTGTTGAGCTGCTCGATGAACGCGGCCCGGCGCGTGCCGTAGTCGGTGGGGGCGCCCCGGTGCAGCGGCTCGGCGCGCGGCACGTTGTCGAAGGGCTGCCAGGTCGGATCCTCGGGCGTGCACCAGCGGCGGGGCTCGTGCCACGAGCGCAAGAGGGCGCTCATGCCGCGCGGGTCGTCGGCGGGGTCGATGCTCGCGGGCGTTTCGCCAAGCTCGACGGGCAGCACGGGAAGCGGCACGCGCCTGGGCTCGGGCTGATCCTCGGGCGACGGCGCCTCGAAGGGCGGCGGCTCGTCGGGGTGGGCCGCGGCCCGGCGGCCGCGCTCGTGCTCGGGGTCGGGCGCGGGCACGCAGCCGGTGCAGGCCCGGCCGCCGTCGTAGTCGGTGCACACGGTGCGGTGGCCCTGCATCAGGTAGACCTGCGGGCACAGGGGATGGTAGTTGTGCAGGCTGTAGACCACGCGGCAGCCCAGGCGGCGGGCGGCGTCCAGGCAGCCGAGGCTGAAGCCCTCCATCGACTGCACGTGCAGCACGTCGGGCCGGATGTCCTTGAGGACCTTCTCGAACACGGCCTCGAGCTCGGGGCTGCGCACCTCGGCGAGCGGGCCGTTGAGTTGCAGCAGGCTGGGGGCGAGCACCGGGCTGTTCACGATCTCGTAGACGCCCACGCCGAACCAGTCGGGGTGGCGGCGCGGGGCGCACGGGCTGGGGCGGTCCTTGTGGCGTGGCTTGTTCCGCCTGGCGGGGGTGTAGGTGGTGCCGCTGGCGATTGTGCTGACGCGGTGGCCGCGGGCGGTGAGCTCCAGGGCCAGGGCCTGCATGTAGCCGGCGATGCCGCCCTTGCGGGCGCCCTCGAAGACCATGGGCCAGTTGAGCATGCAGATGCGCACGGGCGAGGGTAGGGGGGCTTCCTTGACGCCTCGCCGGCGAGGCCTTGCGCCTAGGCATGCGCCCTGCGCCCGAAGACGGGCTGGTGCGGATGCCCCGTCGCGGGCTGGCTTGACGCTTTGCCGGCGGGGGGTGAACGTGTCGCCTCGCCGGCGGGGCCGCGCCCTTCGGGCGTGCGCTCGCGGGGCGAGCGTGTTTCGATGCGGAAGAGCCGGGGCCCCAACGTGCAACGGGCCACCGTTGGCTGCATCCCCATGCACGCCCGGCGACTTCCGTTGCGTCGATTGGTTGTCGAGCCGCGGGCGGGGGTGTTGGGCTGGTCCGGTGTTGGCCGGGGGCCGGTTGTGCCGCCTGTGCCTTGTGTATCGAATGGATCGGGACGCGACTTCAGTTGGTGGAGCGAAAAAAGTGAGAATCGCGACAAATCGGCCGCGGGGCGTGCTTGCGGCGAGCAGGGCGCGGCTCGCTGGCCGCCGGAAGCGGCCGACGACCGCTCGGAAACAACTTTCGACTGCCCGGGAACGACTCCCGACCGCCCGGAAGTGGTTCCCCAGGGCACGAGAATGATTCCCGAGGCCGCAGGGACGATTCCCGACCGCCCGGAAATGGCTCCCGAGGGCTCGGAAACGGTTCCGGAGGCCACGGAAACGATTTTCGTGGCCACGGAAATCATTTCCGACCGGTCGTCAGCCATTTT
The sequence above is a segment of the Phycisphaerales bacterium genome. Coding sequences within it:
- a CDS encoding glycosyltransferase family 2 protein → MTPKAPLEPTRVQHVQTHPQILTQHAHPSTQAHQRRSAAAAPPTPATPTTPASTATVAVVMVTWNRAADARRAIESVLAQRGVDLGNVHLVVVDNASTDGTTDTLAEWLIPERLVANDTDRAHEPAFKATSTDNANTAGLASVTLVRNAANMGGTGGFNTGFQVVEQLLTPDADVGFLWLLDDDAVADANALASLLRTAKNDPDAGLVGSRAVDIADRRTTYETTIYYDPAQGRMAETPHAGHRLHAAHADWIADVGDSRGPHPFTGVREVDVVSACSMLARWSVVQQVGYWDSRYFIYCDDADWCLRVGRAGHRVVCDLDAVVYHTPWFQKLTPTRLYYAQRNAIWTMRKGLSGNARRKSTARWMVSVLRQSLAAGLRRRRFHAEILRRTALDAVADHAGKLDQAEPPHEPVLDAIVRLGLNRPDARIALLCMTEDQHELARTIKTALRDHLTTRCPIFVTISRNDAGPGDITYAPSTKSRIYRQIPMLTNPPDACVVLNNTNDFPLLRCPATLHVDHRTPEQCQVEEDRVPSRLAFLARWSATACRAAWYVLRNRPQRPPAPFG
- a CDS encoding glycosyltransferase — translated: MRICMLNWPMVFEGARKGGIAGYMQALALELTARGHRVSTIASGTTYTPARRNKPRHKDRPSPCAPRRHPDWFGVGVYEIVNSPVLAPSLLQLNGPLAEVRSPELEAVFEKVLKDIRPDVLHVQSMEGFSLGCLDAARRLGCRVVYSLHNYHPLCPQVYLMQGHRTVCTDYDGGRACTGCVPAPDPEHERGRRAAAHPDEPPPFEAPSPEDQPEPRRVPLPVLPVELGETPASIDPADDPRGMSALLRSWHEPRRWCTPEDPTWQPFDNVPRAEPLHRGAPTDYGTRRAAFIEQLNKCDAVHAVSSFVAGKFVAHGVQPERVKTITIGTIANHLREHNAELAFDPPPRERVDARPLRLVFVGVNHWYKGLSMLADSLEMMTPDALSRVALSVFAAGGKTIEYRFRRLEPRLASLRYGYEYGPQDLPWMCGGMDVGVVPSVWWDNGPQTVLEMQASGLPVIGAEAGGIPDFVRHESNGLLFTANDRFALAATIARCVNEPALVARLRSNVRPPKTMAQHAQEMEPLYVEQSAAGGVS